A section of the Ciceribacter thiooxidans genome encodes:
- a CDS encoding beta-N-acetylhexosaminidase, which translates to MATAQFRLENAWYPMAGEEGGGFVFTLVNLSGEAITDFELAYTSLTRVNDAPACGNATFLKRNANFHQYAPPAGFSLAPGRSWRFTVEGLLRPARHRTDGAKSAYLTLGDGSHHAVEVGDLMLEGRHSEPAPQLLPEGEVREPFSILPWPAKVSLTAGETVPVALHPAAGATPDELRAIETVLSLFRRLYSVAHVPFALAPVHEGRALRFERQDGVAPSGYELTFGADAVTLRYGDAPGRQYGLTVLAQLLHGARTKPGTFRFPASGTISDAPRYGWRGCHLDVSRQFYPVADVKRLIDILAWLRMNIFHWHLTDDEAWRLEIKAFPELTTVGVLRGPDEPLLPQLGNGAEPVGGFYTQNEAREVVAHADALAVEVVPEIDIPGHSTAALAALPDLNDGQEAPDSYRSVQGYPNNALNPAIERTYEFLGKVFDEMVGIFPSKLIHIGGDEVAANTWMASPLARSLMEREGIEGTFGLQSYFMKRIQGMLADRGRSLAGWDEVSHGGGVDPAGTLLMAWQKPEVGLELARQGYDVVMTPGQAYYLDMVQASEWQEPGASWAGTVPPHHTYTYEAVGEFPEALKPRMRGVQACIWSEHFLNRDYFNHLVFPRLPAVAEAAWTPAEDKDWLRFAAIVRLSPRY; encoded by the coding sequence ATGGCCACAGCCCAATTCCGTCTCGAAAACGCCTGGTATCCGATGGCCGGAGAGGAAGGCGGCGGCTTCGTCTTCACGCTGGTCAATCTTTCCGGAGAGGCGATCACGGATTTCGAGCTCGCCTATACCTCGCTCACCCGCGTCAACGACGCCCCGGCCTGCGGCAACGCCACCTTCCTGAAGCGCAACGCCAACTTCCATCAATATGCACCGCCGGCGGGCTTCTCGCTGGCGCCGGGCAGATCCTGGCGCTTCACCGTCGAGGGCCTGCTGCGCCCGGCACGCCACAGGACGGACGGGGCGAAATCGGCCTACCTGACGCTCGGCGACGGCAGCCATCATGCCGTCGAGGTCGGCGACCTTATGCTGGAGGGCCGCCACAGTGAGCCGGCGCCGCAATTGCTGCCTGAAGGCGAGGTGAGGGAACCCTTCTCAATCCTGCCCTGGCCGGCGAAGGTGTCGCTGACCGCCGGCGAAACCGTCCCCGTCGCGCTTCATCCCGCGGCAGGTGCCACGCCCGATGAATTGCGGGCGATCGAGACCGTTTTGTCCCTGTTCCGGCGGCTCTATTCGGTTGCCCATGTACCGTTTGCACTGGCGCCGGTTCACGAGGGCCGCGCCCTGCGCTTCGAAAGGCAGGACGGGGTCGCGCCGTCCGGCTACGAGCTCACCTTCGGAGCCGACGCGGTCACCTTGCGCTACGGCGATGCGCCGGGCCGGCAGTACGGGTTGACGGTGCTCGCCCAGCTCCTCCACGGCGCGCGGACGAAGCCCGGGACCTTCCGTTTCCCGGCATCGGGGACGATCTCGGACGCGCCCCGCTATGGCTGGCGTGGCTGTCATCTCGACGTCTCGCGCCAGTTCTATCCGGTCGCCGACGTCAAGCGGCTGATCGACATCCTTGCCTGGCTCCGGATGAACATCTTCCACTGGCACCTGACGGATGACGAGGCGTGGCGGCTCGAAATCAAGGCTTTTCCCGAACTGACGACCGTCGGCGTGCTGCGCGGTCCGGATGAACCGCTACTGCCGCAACTCGGAAACGGCGCCGAGCCGGTCGGCGGCTTCTACACGCAGAACGAGGCGAGGGAGGTCGTCGCCCACGCCGACGCACTCGCGGTCGAGGTCGTGCCGGAGATCGACATACCCGGCCACAGCACGGCGGCACTGGCGGCACTTCCCGACCTCAACGACGGGCAGGAGGCGCCGGACAGCTATCGCTCCGTGCAGGGTTATCCCAACAACGCCCTCAACCCGGCGATCGAGCGGACCTATGAGTTCCTCGGCAAGGTCTTCGACGAGATGGTCGGCATCTTCCCGTCGAAGCTCATCCATATCGGCGGCGACGAGGTCGCGGCGAACACCTGGATGGCCTCGCCGCTCGCCCGGAGCCTCATGGAGCGGGAAGGGATTGAGGGTACGTTCGGGCTGCAATCCTACTTCATGAAGCGCATTCAGGGCATGCTCGCCGACCGTGGGCGGAGCCTTGCCGGCTGGGACGAGGTCTCCCACGGCGGCGGCGTCGATCCGGCGGGAACGCTCCTGATGGCCTGGCAGAAGCCCGAGGTCGGCCTCGAACTCGCAAGACAGGGCTACGACGTGGTGATGACGCCGGGTCAGGCCTATTACCTCGACATGGTGCAGGCGAGCGAATGGCAGGAGCCGGGCGCGAGCTGGGCCGGAACCGTGCCGCCGCACCACACCTATACATACGAGGCCGTCGGCGAGTTTCCGGAAGCACTGAAACCGCGCATGCGCGGCGTGCAGGCCTGCATCTGGTCGGAGCACTTCCTCAATCGCGACTATTTCAACCACCTGGTCTTCCCGCGTCTGCCGGCGGTCGCCGAGGCGGCATGGACTCCCGCCGAAGACAAGGACTGGCTGCGCTTTGCGGCGATCGTCCGCCTGAGCCCGCGCTACTGA
- a CDS encoding SDR family oxidoreductase: protein MNRSVAVVTGAAGDIGRAIAARLAESHDAVVLLDIDAEALRDAVESAGAPERMVPAVCDVTSEESLADAASRAARLGRVRTLVNNAGAARAVSLHDTDGEIWRKDSALNLEAPFLCFRAFEGALKESRGSVVNIASVNGLAVYGHPAYSAAKAGLIHLTKLIAVEYGKFGIRANAVAPGTVRTHAWEARAAANPQVFEEAKRWYPLRRIVDPADVANAVFFLASDQAAAITGVCLAVDCGLTAGQTELAGTFSQSPHY, encoded by the coding sequence GTGAACCGCTCCGTTGCCGTCGTGACGGGTGCGGCCGGCGACATCGGGCGGGCGATCGCTGCAAGGCTCGCCGAAAGCCACGACGCTGTCGTGCTTCTCGACATCGATGCGGAGGCTTTGCGGGACGCGGTCGAGAGTGCGGGAGCGCCGGAGCGTATGGTCCCCGCAGTCTGCGACGTCACCAGCGAGGAGAGCCTCGCCGATGCCGCCAGCCGCGCGGCCCGGCTCGGCCGGGTGAGAACGCTCGTCAACAATGCCGGCGCGGCGCGCGCCGTCAGCCTGCACGACACCGACGGCGAGATCTGGCGGAAGGATAGCGCGCTTAACCTGGAAGCGCCGTTCCTCTGCTTCCGGGCTTTCGAGGGCGCGTTGAAGGAGAGCCGCGGATCGGTCGTCAACATCGCCTCGGTGAACGGTCTCGCGGTTTACGGCCATCCCGCCTACAGCGCCGCCAAGGCTGGCCTCATTCATCTGACGAAGCTGATCGCCGTCGAATATGGAAAGTTCGGTATCCGCGCGAACGCGGTCGCGCCCGGCACCGTGCGCACCCACGCCTGGGAGGCGCGCGCCGCCGCCAATCCGCAGGTCTTCGAGGAAGCGAAGCGCTGGTATCCGTTGCGCCGCATCGTCGACCCTGCCGACGTGGCGAACGCCGTCTTCTTTCTTGCGAGCGACCAGGCGGCGGCAATCACCGGCGTCTGCTTGGCCGTCGACTGCGGCCTGACGGCCGGCCAGACCGAACTCGCCGGCACCTTCTCGCAATCGCCGCACTACTGA
- a CDS encoding MurR/RpiR family transcriptional regulator, which produces MDIFATLQEETGQFSPSEQRIVDILLNQFDFAVNASIIELAERAEVSPPTVTRFCRRLGCQSFADFKVNLARTAYVGVRYLNPEAESTKPADVAADVITKAQNALYLVHRALDADMLEKAADRLSRAEMLYAFGSGGNSSMVAGEIQNRLFRLGVRVTVSNDHAMQLMMTAAARSNDVIIGSSLSGRNGELVRCFNLARENGIATIALTQSDSPVARAAEIVIGIDLPEGENIFRPTSTRFAYLAIVDVLASLVAYRNRKTSQITLRHIKQQLVEHRDGDDRQPLGD; this is translated from the coding sequence GTGGACATTTTCGCGACATTACAGGAAGAAACGGGGCAGTTTTCGCCCTCCGAGCAGCGTATCGTGGATATCCTGCTCAACCAGTTCGATTTCGCCGTCAATGCGTCCATCATCGAGCTTGCCGAGCGCGCCGAGGTCTCGCCGCCGACGGTCACGCGCTTCTGTCGCAGGCTCGGCTGCCAGAGCTTTGCGGATTTCAAGGTGAACCTTGCCCGCACCGCCTATGTCGGCGTGCGCTACCTCAATCCGGAAGCAGAAAGCACGAAGCCGGCGGACGTCGCCGCCGACGTCATCACCAAGGCGCAGAATGCGCTCTACCTCGTTCACCGGGCGCTCGACGCCGACATGCTGGAAAAGGCCGCGGACAGGCTGTCGCGGGCCGAGATGCTCTACGCCTTCGGCTCCGGTGGCAATTCCTCGATGGTCGCGGGCGAGATCCAGAACCGGCTGTTCCGGCTCGGCGTGCGGGTGACGGTCAGCAACGACCACGCCATGCAGCTGATGATGACGGCGGCGGCCCGTTCGAACGACGTCATCATCGGCTCGTCGCTCTCCGGCCGCAACGGCGAGCTCGTGCGCTGCTTCAATCTCGCCCGCGAGAACGGCATCGCCACGATCGCTCTGACGCAGAGTGACAGCCCCGTCGCGCGCGCCGCCGAGATCGTTATCGGCATCGACCTGCCGGAGGGAGAGAACATCTTCCGTCCGACATCGACCCGTTTCGCCTATCTCGCCATTGTCGATGTATTGGCAAGCCTCGTCGCCTACCGCAATCGCAAGACCTCGCAGATCACCTTGCGTCACATCAAGCAGCAACTGGTCGAACATCGCGACGGCGATGACCGGCAACCTCTGGGAGATTAG
- a CDS encoding RidA family protein encodes MTVRRYGSGQSGAGGQGLPFARAVEADGWLHVSGQVAMDNGEIIQGGIVEQTHKAIANLIAILHEAGYGVEHVVRCGVWLDDPRDFWSFNKVYQQYFGEHPPARACVQSSMMVDCKVEIDCIAYNPSK; translated from the coding sequence ATGACAGTCAGGCGCTACGGCAGTGGGCAATCCGGTGCGGGCGGGCAGGGCCTGCCTTTTGCGCGCGCCGTCGAGGCCGATGGCTGGCTGCATGTTTCCGGCCAGGTCGCGATGGACAACGGCGAGATTATCCAGGGCGGCATCGTCGAGCAGACCCACAAGGCGATCGCCAACCTGATCGCCATCCTGCATGAGGCCGGTTACGGCGTCGAGCACGTCGTGCGCTGCGGCGTGTGGCTCGACGATCCCCGGGATTTCTGGAGCTTCAACAAGGTGTATCAGCAGTATTTCGGCGAGCATCCGCCGGCCCGCGCCTGCGTGCAGTCCTCCATGATGGTCGATTGCAAGGTCGAGATCGACTGCATAGCCTACAACCCTTCAAAATAG